ACAGCACCCAGGCATCAACCTGGAGCATGTCCCAATTCAAtgagttatgaacaaaagaaacTGATTGCTGAGATGAAGCATTATGATGCAGAGGAGTAAATAATTCAGGGAAAAACAAGCAAGAACCACGATTAGTCACGATATCCAGAGGGTCTTCTCAACAGTCAACCACAATGTTAAATCGTTGTGCTAGAGTACACTTACAACAAGGAAAACTTCGAATTTGAGGGCAGTGACAAGTAAAGCATGCTATGATTACGCCCCAAGAACACACCAGTTCCCTCTTGTAAGGCTGCCTTTGGCAGCATGCAGGAGCAACACAACTACACGGTTCTAGACAACGTTTTCTCAACCTGAATTCATGGGAAAAATCAACCTTGGTGTTTCATCAGCCAGAAATCACTTTGGGTAGAGAATATCATAGTGACCAGGCCGGTAGAGCAGAGTAATGTAAGGTTTCTCCTCAGCCGGATTTAATCCCATTGCAGCATCACCTTCAGAGGAATTGGCTGCAGGAATGAAATCATGGTGGTTCACACTTAGATTGCCTGTGTCACAGGAGCTTCGGTCTAGGTACATCACACGGATTGGCACCCCTAACGCATCTGACAGAGCAATAATGTGCACATGGTCGCTTTCCTCGCCCATTGGCTCCACAGAAGACTTGCAAAACTGCAATGCGATTTCCAAATCAGGGTCAGTCCCTCGACTGCATATCTATGGACAGCAGACAACTTAACTGAAGTTTAATTAAAGCATGTAGGATAGCACCACACAAACACAGGTGAATACATTATCTCTTGTCCTGACATGGCTAAAACCAAGGAATAGGAAAACATAGGATAATACATTATGGAAAGTTAAATTCTACAGGAATTCAAATGAGGGCACAAAATAGAAGTTGTTCGGCTGCACCACAGGATAAGAACATGAACTTTCTCGAAAGGTTAGGTGTTTGCCATAGTTGTCTTATAAACAAAGGGAAAATTCTTTTGGAACTGGATGCAAAATAGTccataggaaaaattcctatggttacCAATCCTCCAAATCAAAAGGCTCCACATGAAATATTCATAAGGAATAAAATCCTCCGAAATTCCTCTGAATCACAGAGGCCTATCCCACAAAGAATAGTCCACTGCTTACAGAGCTGCTAATTCTGTCCTACTCACATGATATCTAGTGTTAGCTTTGTGTAATAATTCTAAAGGAAACTGGCCCTGTACTCCTGTAGGAATACTGCCTACGGACACAAACAGAGGCACCATACCTAATGAATGGTTAAAAACCCATACTAAATGGCATACTACAATCTCACTAGTCAACCTGTTTAGCAGCAATTAAAGCTGGGGCATGGAGTGAAACTATTGCAAGAACACTCTTGATTTCCACAATTCACATGCAATGCAAAACGACAACACCCAATCAAATAGACTTACACTACAAACAGGAGAGTGCATTACATATTGACAAGGGGTAAATACATGACTACTGGTACAATGTCTATGTTCCCACCACCCAGTGTTGCATATAAGAACAAAACTAAGAAGCTAACCTGAGTCACGGTCGAATTTGTCAAGCCAGAAATAAATGGTTCAAAGAACTCAGCCCTCCTTTGAATTTCACCAGAGGTAACAAACCTAAAGAACATGACAACTAAAGAAGACACAATAAGAAAATAATGTTATCATAAGTCAAGAAAGACACGTCATAAATATCTGGTTGTACAAACCATAATCAGAAGTCGTCTGATCCCTGGTTCTTTCTAGAAGTTCTTCAGGCCTAAAGATACATGAAAACGAAACAGATTCACCAAAAAGCAAAACTCTGATAATGGACATGCCATACAATGTGCACGGTTAAGAAATGCCTCTTCCAACAACACTTATTTTCTTTTGTTCATATGAGATTATGCCTTAAGGAGACAAACACAACTATAGAATATTTACCCAATAGAAGTTTCGTGTCCCTGCAGAACATTTTGCAGCTCCTCAATGAACATCTGAGGATAACAAGGGAGACAAATATTCAGCAAGGACTAAGGAGGCGAGTATTTAACAAAACAATAATTCTTATTTTCATATATAGATTAATCAGCAAGGTTCAAGTTCTTCAATATGAGCATCTCTACTTACCCATCATTTTCAACCAATGCATATCATATACCAACAACAGAGCTCCCAACAAGACCATAAAACATAATAAAGACCATCTGCTTGGGCACAATGCATGGCATTCAGAAAGACAGTGTATAATATTTAGTTATTAACGACTAAGACTACTGTATATACCTCAGCGGATTTTACTCATAAAGAGCAACAAACCAATGCATTCATCAAGGGATTGAAGAAAAGGCGTGTAGTATGCTTACTTAGATCAACAGTTGTGACAGTTAACAGTGCACAGGGGTTACAGGCAGGCATTTACTTTATTTTTCATTACAGAAAAAAAAAGGTAAGTTCCTGATTACCAATGAGTCATCTAGCAAATTCCCCACAGACACGTAGAAGGAATTGCAAACAAGCGCACATAGACAGAAGGAGCACATCTAAAGCTATTTCAAGACCGaggaccgaagatgaagaacagttcggaagatcAGATGAAGTGGAGCAAAAAGTGATGCAGAATGGGGCAACTAAGGAGAGATGCAAAAAGCAAACATTGCATAGACTTACAGAGAAGAAGTCTTCAAAAGTGAATTCAATGTATCCAAGACCTGAAAGTGTCATCTTGCACTGTTCAATGTTTTTTAGGATGCGCTCAACCTCAGCTCTATCTTGTGTCTCTAGGATATGTTCCTAGCAGCAAACCAAACAATCGTCAAATTATGAATAGACGTACTTTGAGTGAAAACCAACACCACAAATACTACCAGGTAGGAGAACATAAAGCTTCGATAAAAGCAGTTTCCATCTCCTCGTGTTCGCCTTAAAGCATCATATTGTTCACCAAGCAACTGCAGGTTAAGCAAGAAAACTTATGGAACAAACTGAAGCACCATAAAATGGCACACTGAATGAAGAAAAATAATACGGTTATCATGTATCAGAACAAGCAAACGAACAACAACCTTTATTTTCTCCTGTAAAATGGGGCTGCCAGACTGGAACTCTGCTGCTAAGGCGGAGAGAGGTTCCTGCAAGATTCAGAAGATGCCAGTCAGATAAACAAATTGATAAGATACAACAGTAATTAATATGGAAGGCAAAACAAAAGCAGCAGAACAAAATTACAGATTAATACAAGCAACACCATAAATATACAGATAACCATAACAGTACGTTAAATAGCATTTGGATTCACATGTACCACCAAATGCACTTGAGATATCCAACTAGTTGACCGAAATGAAGAGAATAAGAGATCAGTCTCAGTATGTTATTTCATTTGACATGAAAACTGTGTGGATGTCGTTCCACAACATCTCATATGGCTTTCTGTCATGTCATTTTTGAACTTCAAACTTCAAGCATAACAGCACATATTAGAGAAACCCTGGCATAGACTAGCTCAACTTCTGAGATAAAGTAGAAACAATTTTTGTTCTCCAGTTTCAGTGCCGAGTTGCCCCTAACTTTTCATAGGCTATTCCTACATTGACAGGCTGGAACCAGGCCCGGCCGATAGGCCGGGCAAACGGGGCGCTCGCCCTGGGCCCCCGCCAGGTAGGGGCCCCGGCCCAGGTATTGCTGCTACACTGCGGCCCCCCTTCCCTCTcaaagaaaaacagaaactgcAGCCTCCCACGCGCCATTACCTCTGACTCCTCCAATCAATTTCCTGTGACGCCTCGTGTTTCCAAATTTACATtacgccgccgccgctcgctaCCTGTTCCTTCCCAAGGTCACGACTCACGAGCAGTTGAGCATCTATGGACAGAACAGCAACGCAACTCCATTCTTCCATGAACAGCTAAACAGTTCTACTCGCCCCCTGAAAAATTTATCTGGGAGATGGTACGTGTTTGCCGTTTATCTCTGAATTCAACGTTCAGTAGCTCTGTTCTTGTCCTGCCAACGAAATAGAgtcactcatatcattttgttTTGTTCTTAGTTCTAGAGGCACTCATTAGATTCGAGAGAGTGCCCTGTAGAAAGAAAGCTGGGGGAAAGGCTTCTTCTGTACATCGTCAATTATGTTCACTGCGGGGCCTTTTTTCTTCCCATGGATCTAGCCAACAATATCGACCATATTAAGGTGCTTTTATTCCTTGTCTTGGTCATTTTTAAGCACTGTGTCTACTGATGTCTTCCAGAAAATATTTCTTCAATCTCTCTTCTAAAAAGTTTGTGTGTGAACCAATCTTTTGTGGAACCATAATGTTTTCCTTAGTACAATGATGATATAGTTTTCTTTTATTCATAGAGAAGCAAGCTGTTTGTAATGtctcccgcaaaaaaaaaggtTGTTTGTAATGTCCTTTTTAGATTATAGAGACCACGAAGAGTACTGGTTATTTCCTTTGCCATTGGATTATAGAATGTAGTATATTTTGTCATTCTTTGTGAACAAGGGCCCTCGACGTTGTCTCGCCCCTGGGCCCCCAATATCAGTGGACCGGCCCTGGCTGGAACAAACTCGTTCAGTCTGTTACCTATTGTACTGCACACCAGAAGATTAAACAAAGGGCTCGGCCAGCCCATAATAAACCTTTGATCCTATAACAGAACATGAATTGCTCCCCGTGTATCCAACCTTAGCCATTTCAAACGACAATTGACCAACCAAACTAAATTCCAGTACAACAGTAACCAGAACCAACATTCGCATACTGTTGGATTAATAGGATCGAATCAACAAAAGCCTCGGCCAAAAATGGGCAGCAGAGGTAGCAACACTAGGTGTGATGATCCCGGCCAATTGTACCACATGAACAAACGACAAGCCTATAGCGACTGCGGAATGAGAGAGGAGTGGAGATGCCTCACCTTGTTACCGATGTACGGCACCTGGGGTCCCTCGGGCTTGTGGTCGGGGTCCGGGTCGCCGCAGCAGGCGTGGTAGTAGTCCCCGCCCATGGAGAGCTCCACCGACACGGTCTCGGGGCTCAACCGGTGCGAGTTAGGGTCAGGCCCCGCCCCATCGCTTCCTCCCCCCTCGACGAGCGGCGCGGGGGGCGGTGGGGGCGCGTCGCCCATGGCCGCGTCCTCGGGGGCCGGGGCCGCGGCGCCGGtgtcgccgccgtccgccgccttgCGCTTGCGGGCGCTCGCGTCGGCCGCCTCCCGCGCCAGCTTCGCGTCGCGTgtgggtgggggtgggggtgggtgtCAGGTTGTGGGTGTGGGCTCCGGACGGAGTTCGAGACGACGGCTTCGATTCGGGCGGAGGAGACCTTCGCTTTTGTGGCAGTCGGAGATCTCGCCGCAGGCGGAAAAAAGGGTATGTGCGTGTCGTTTTGCAGATAAGCCCTTCGCGTCATCCACCTTCATGATGTACTTCGTGACGCTGACATGTGGGGCTGACGCAGCGGGCCCGCGTTCCATTTTCAGGAAGTTAACGCTGTTTCTATTGGACCACCGCCCTACTCCA
This sequence is a window from Aegilops tauschii subsp. strangulata cultivar AL8/78 chromosome 7, Aet v6.0, whole genome shotgun sequence. Protein-coding genes within it:
- the LOC109774296 gene encoding OVARIAN TUMOR DOMAIN-containing deubiquitinating enzyme 1, translated to MGDAPPPPPAPLVEGGGSDGAGPDPNSHRLSPETVSVELSMGGDYYHACCGDPDPDHKPEGPQVPYIGNKEPLSALAAEFQSGSPILQEKIKLLGEQYDALRRTRGDGNCFYRSFMFSYLEHILETQDRAEVERILKNIEQCKMTLSGLGYIEFTFEDFFSMFIEELQNVLQGHETSIGPEELLERTRDQTTSDYVVMFFRFVTSGEIQRRAEFFEPFISGLTNSTVTQFCKSSVEPMGEESDHVHIIALSDALGVPIRVMYLDRSSCDTGNLSVNHHDFIPAANSSEGDAAMGLNPAEEKPYITLLYRPGHYDILYPK